A single window of Ictalurus furcatus strain D&B chromosome 3, Billie_1.0, whole genome shotgun sequence DNA harbors:
- the si:ch211-117n7.7 gene encoding monoacylglycerol lipase ABHD12-like: MRRRVDETAASKRPEGKSVKRETGEVQTKTRSSWWVWVKRGLIALCTLYVATPLILQFFPSVIQYLVYKHAVTYFVDLRRPCDLGLNHTVNMYLTSEAGVTLGVWHTVPEQKWKEAQGKSLEWYEQSLGDGSPVFIYLHGNTGNRAAPHRLGVANVLSALGYHAVVMDYRGFGDSTGEPTEAGLTTDTLYLYHWVRARSKDSLVIIWGHSLGTGVATNTAVKLQEQGNPVDAVILEGAFTVAEMPKGYPHPFTWYYWRFPYIQYYFSQDSIKANKFVLPNVQNLKKMTTPLMILHSKDDHMVPFRMAEELYNTAKSVLKSENKVRLVAFDGSHGYLHNGLYRDPALPNYIREFVQSVAK, from the exons ATGAGAAGGAGAGTTGATGAAACTGCTGCGTCCAAACGCCCTGAGGGGAAATCGGTGAAAAGGGAAACTGGTGAAGTGCAAACCAAAACCAG GTCATCATGGTGGGTGTGGGTGAAAAGGGGACTGATAGCCCTCTGCACTCTGTATGTGGCCACGCCATTGATTCTGCAATTCTTTCCCAGTGTCATACAATACCTGGTTTATAAACACGCCG TAACATATTTTGTTGACCTGAGGCGTCCCTGTGATCTTGGTCTCAATCACACCGTCAATATGTACCTGACCTCAGAAGCAGGAGTGACACTAGGAGTATG GCACACGGTTCCTGAACAAAAGTGGAAGGAGGCTCAAGGTAAAAGTTTGGAGTGGTATGAGCAGTCTTTGGGGGATGGTTCCCCTGTTTTCATCTACCTCCATGGCAATACGGGTAACAG agCAGCGCCACATCGTTTAGGAGTTGCCAAT GTGTTAAGTGCTCTTGGCTATCATGCTGTGGTTATGGATTACAGAG GATTCGGGGATTCAACCGGAGAGCCCACCGAGGCTGGATTAACCACGGATACACTTTATCTGTACCACTGGGTACGGGCACGCAGCAAGGACAGTCTGGTCATCATATGGGGTCACTCCCTTGGCACAGG aGTGGCAACTAACACTGCAGTGAAACTACAAGAGCAAG GAAACCCTGTTGATGCAGTGATACTTGAAGGTGCTTTCACAGTTGCAGAAATGCCCAAAGGATACCCCCATCCTTTCACCTGG tATTACTGGAGATTtccatacatacagtactaCTTTTCCCAGGACTctattaaagcaaataaatttGTATTGCCCAATGTTCAAAA cttgaaaaaaatgacaactCCTCTTATGATCCTTCATTCTAAAGATGACCACATGGTTCCTTTCAGGATGGCTGAGGAG CTTTACAACACTGCTAAAAGTGTGCTGAAGTCAGAGAATAAAGTCAGACTGGTGGCATTTGATGGATCCCATGGATATCTTCATAATGGACTTTATAGGGATCCTGCACTGCCAAATTATATAAG GGAGTTTGTGCAGTCAGTTGCAAAGTAA
- the LOC128605883 gene encoding lysophosphatidylserine lipase ABHD12, translating to MRRRVDETAASKRTEGKSVKRETGEMQTKTRSSWWVWVKRGLIALCTLYVATPFILQFFPSVIQYLVYKHAITYFVDLRRPCDLGLNHTVNMYLTSEEGVTLGVWHTVPEQKWKEAQGKNLEWYEQSLGDGSPVFIYLHGNTGNRAAPHRLGVANVLSALGYHAVVMDYRGFGDSTGKPTKGGLITDALYLYHLVRAHSKDSLVIIWGHSLGTVVATNIAVKLQEQGNPADAVILEGAFTNIKMPKGQSQPFTWYYWRFPYIQYYFSQDSTEANIHILLNGENLKKMTTPLMILHSKDDHIVPFRMAEELYNTAKSVLKSEDKVRLVAFDESHGYLHNGLYRDPALPNYIREFVQSVAK from the exons ATGAGAAGGAGAGTCGATGAAACTGCTGCGTCCAAACGCACTGAGGGGAAATCGGTGAAAAGGGAAACTGGTGAAATGCAAACCAAAACCAG GTCATCATGGTGGGTGTGGGTGAAAAGGGGACTGATAGCCCTCTGCACTCTGTATGTGGCCACGCCATTTATTCTGCAATTCTTTCCCAGTGTCATACAATACCTGGTTTATAAACACGCCA TAACATACTTTGTTGACTTGAGGCGTCCCTGTGATCTTGGTCTCAATCACACCGTCAATATGTACCTGACTTCAGAAGAAGGAGTGACACTAGGAGTATG GCACACGGTTCCTGAACAAAAGTGGAAGGAGGCTCAAGGTAAAAATTTGGAGTGGTATGAGCAGTCTTTGGGGGATGGTTCCCCTGTTTTCATCTACCTCCATGGCAATACGGGCAACAG agCAGCGCCACATCGTTTAGGAGTTGCCAAT GTGTTAAGTGCTCTTGGCTATCATGCCGTGGTTATGGATTACAGAG GATTTGGGGATTCAACCGGAAAGCCCACTAAGGGTGGACTGATCACGGATGCACTTTATCTGTACCACTTGGTACGGGCACACAGCAAGGACAGTCTGGTCATCATATGGGGTCACTCCCTTGGCACAGT AGTGGCAACTAACATTGCAGTGAAACTACAAGAGCAAG GAAACCCTGCTGATGCAGTGATACTTGAAGGTGCTttcacaaatataaaaatgccAAAAGGACAGTCCCAACCCTTCACCTGG tattactGGAGATTtccatacatacagtactaCTTTTCCCAGGACTCAACTGAAGCAAATATCCATATATTGCTCAATGGTGAAAA cttgaaaaaaatgacaactCCTCTTATGATCCTTCATTCTAAAGATGACCACATTGTTCCTTTCAGGATGGCTGAGGAG CTTTACAACACAGCTAAAAGTGTGCTGAAGTCAGAGGATAAAGTCAGACTGGTGGCATTTGATGAATCCCATGGATATCTTCATAATGGACTTTATAGGGATCCTGCACTGCCAAATTATATAAG GGAGTTTGTGCAGTCAGTTGCAAAGTAA
- the LOC128605722 gene encoding uncharacterized protein LOC128605722: MFIFKGFEAYIFNASEHSNQISEALKLWLTPGILLRDHFLHWDNFNQLQNRDISTIIPAPRHLYHHHPCTETSLSASSPHRDISIIIIPASRHLYHHPCTCAFSAMIFRRDEAPQLQEVDPETGMSGLPDSNGTWREETVVDVHRGRRRRREQVSDEEDNTEEARPRRRQRAEYDDAVDELIDFVSLERSSSCSWQVFPTLEFIPSADAPSSSEHFWWRMMMREQMNDEEDNDEEAPPLHVEQEDDNGSPPLWSLFPALACIHNMQQHSSSEHFRGRKRQREQMTEEDIVEEAPPRRRRRVEQQDDDHELSELTYLEKSSYTLSLRLDMGMSLSAWP; the protein is encoded by the exons atgtttatTTTCAAAGGGTTCGAAGCGTATATATTCAACGCGTCGGAGCACTCAAACCAGATTTCTGAAGCTCTCAAACTCTGGCTTACACCTGGGATTTTACTCCGAGACCATTTTCTGCACTGGGACAACTTCAATCAACTCCAGAACCGAGACatctctaccatcatccctgcaccgagACATctctatcatcatcatccctgcaccgagACATCTCTATCAGCATCATCCCCGCACCGAGACATctctatcatcatcatccccgCATCGAGACatctctaccatcatccctgcactTGTGCCTTCTCAGCGATGATCTTCAGGAGGGACGAAGCGCCGCAGCTCCAGGAGGTCGATCCTGAGACCGGAATGAGTGGACTGCCGGACAGCAATG GAACATGGAGGGAGGAAACTGTGGTGGATGTGCACCGGGGGAGGAGGAGACGGAGGGAGCAGGTgagtgatgaagaggacaaCACTGAAGAGGCCCGTCCCCGTAGAAGACAGCGAGCGGAGTATGATGATGCTGTCGATGAGCTGATCGACTTCGTTAGTTTGGAGAGGAGCTCGTCCTGTTCCTGGCAAGTATTCCCTACATTGGAGTTCATTCCATCTGCAGATGCTCCCTCCAGCAGTGAGCATTTCTGgtggaggatgatgatgagggagCAGATGAATGATGAAGAGGACAACGATGAAGAGGCCCCTCCTCTTCATGTGGAGCAGGAAGATGACAACGGCTCACCCCCTTTGTGGAGCTTATTCCCAGCTTTGGCGTGCATTCACAACATGCAACAGCACTCTAGTAGTGAACATTTCAGGGGgaggaagagacagagggagCAGATGACTGAAGAGGACATTGTTGAAGAGGCCCCTCCCAGAAGAAGGCGGCGTGTGGAGCAACAGGATGATGACCATGAGTTGTCTGAGCTCACTTATTTGGAGAAGAGCTCATACACCTTGTCCCTTAGATTGGACATGGGAATGTCTTTATCAGCATGGCCATAG